In Kitasatospora gansuensis, a genomic segment contains:
- a CDS encoding 5-oxoprolinase subunit C family protein, which yields MTGLLVVRPGPLTTVQDLGRRGVAHLGVPRAGALDEPALRAANRLVGNPAGTAGLETTLGGVTLRAVGPQLVAVTGGPAAVRLDGRPVAWGAAVAVPDGSVLDLGPATHGVRGYLAVAGGLTVPPVLGSRSADLLSGLGPAPLTVGQLLPVGPPFASDRADLVPLPAPPAELVLRLQPGPHLDWFAAAARPLLARSRYLVGPASNRIALRTEGPPLPRARADELPSEGMVLGAVQVPPDGRPMVFLADHPTTGGYPVIGVVPAADLPAAAQTRPGTPVRFVPLTR from the coding sequence GTGACCGGGCTGCTGGTGGTGCGGCCCGGGCCGCTGACGACGGTTCAGGACCTGGGACGGCGCGGGGTGGCCCACCTCGGCGTACCCCGGGCCGGGGCGCTGGACGAGCCCGCGCTGCGGGCCGCCAACCGGCTGGTCGGCAACCCCGCCGGGACGGCCGGTCTGGAAACCACCCTCGGCGGGGTGACGCTGCGTGCGGTCGGCCCGCAGCTGGTCGCCGTCACAGGCGGACCGGCGGCGGTCCGGCTGGACGGGCGGCCGGTCGCCTGGGGCGCGGCGGTCGCCGTACCGGACGGTTCGGTGCTCGACCTCGGCCCGGCCACCCACGGGGTCCGGGGCTATCTCGCGGTGGCGGGCGGCCTGACCGTTCCGCCGGTGCTGGGCAGCCGCTCCGCCGATCTGCTCTCCGGCCTCGGCCCGGCCCCGCTGACGGTGGGTCAGCTGCTGCCGGTCGGGCCGCCCTTCGCGAGTGACCGGGCGGATCTGGTCCCGCTGCCCGCGCCCCCGGCCGAGCTGGTGCTCCGGCTCCAACCGGGACCGCACCTGGACTGGTTCGCGGCGGCGGCCCGCCCGCTGCTGGCCCGCTCCCGCTACCTGGTCGGGCCCGCCAGCAACCGGATCGCCCTGCGCACCGAGGGCCCACCGCTCCCCCGCGCCCGGGCGGACGAACTCCCCAGCGAGGGCATGGTGCTCGGCGCCGTCCAGGTCCCGCCGGACGGCCGCCCGATGGTCTTCCTCGCCGACCATCCCACCACCGGCGGCTACCCGGTGATCGGCGTCGTCCCGGCCGCCGACCTGCCCGCCGCCGCCCAGACCCGCCCGGGCACCCCGGTCCGCTTCGTCCCGCTCACCCGCTGA
- a CDS encoding 5-oxoprolinase subunit B family protein yields MDLTFRQVGADALLVRAPDGETVAALYAALLARRDELPAITEIVPAARTVLLDGLADPELTRQRLAGWRLPPHPPADGPLIELPTVYDGADLAEVAALWGCSPAEAVRLHSSFEYRVAFCGFAPGFGYLTGLPAPYEVPRRDTPRSSVPAGSVALAGPYTGVYPRSSPGGWQLLGRTSVALWDTDREPAALLAPGVRVRFVPVAAA; encoded by the coding sequence ATGGACCTGACGTTCCGCCAGGTCGGCGCCGACGCACTGCTGGTGCGGGCCCCCGACGGCGAGACCGTCGCCGCGCTGTACGCCGCCCTGCTGGCCCGGCGGGACGAGCTTCCGGCGATCACCGAGATCGTGCCCGCCGCCCGTACCGTCCTGCTCGACGGCCTGGCCGACCCGGAGCTGACCCGGCAGCGGCTGGCCGGCTGGCGGCTGCCGCCCCACCCGCCCGCCGACGGCCCGCTGATCGAGCTGCCCACCGTGTACGACGGCGCGGACCTGGCCGAGGTCGCCGCGCTCTGGGGGTGCTCCCCGGCGGAGGCCGTCCGGCTGCACAGCTCCTTCGAGTACCGGGTCGCGTTCTGCGGCTTCGCCCCCGGCTTCGGCTACCTGACCGGGCTGCCCGCCCCGTACGAGGTGCCCCGGCGGGACACCCCGCGCAGCTCCGTCCCGGCCGGGTCGGTCGCGCTGGCCGGCCCGTACACCGGGGTCTACCCGCGCTCCTCGCCCGGCGGCTGGCAACTGCTCGGGCGGACCTCGGTGGCGCTCTGGGACACCGATCGGGAGCCGGCCGCGCTGCTCGCGCCGGGCGTGCGGGTGCGGTTCGTGCCGGTGGCGGCCGCGTGA
- a CDS encoding LamB/YcsF family protein produces the protein MTESVIDLNADLGEGFGRWTLTDDEALLSVVTSANVACGFHAGDPSTMRRVCALAAERGVRIGAQVSYRDLAGFGRRPMDVPPDELADEIAYQIGALQVFARAAGSRVSYVKPHGALYNKVVTDSEQAEAVVAGVLRAGAVCDGPLPVLGLPGSRLLAVAEGVGLPVVTEAFADRAYTWAGTLVPRRDPEAVVHDPESVIARAVGIARDGLVTAVGGEPVAVEARSLCVHGDTPGAAQLAWRVRGALASAGVRVEAFV, from the coding sequence GTGACCGAATCGGTGATCGATCTCAATGCGGACCTCGGTGAGGGGTTCGGGCGCTGGACCCTGACCGACGACGAGGCCCTGCTCTCCGTGGTCACCAGCGCCAACGTGGCCTGCGGCTTCCACGCCGGCGACCCCTCCACCATGCGCCGGGTCTGCGCGCTGGCCGCCGAACGCGGCGTCCGGATCGGCGCCCAGGTCTCCTACCGCGACCTGGCCGGCTTCGGCCGCCGCCCGATGGACGTCCCGCCGGATGAACTGGCCGACGAGATCGCGTACCAGATCGGCGCCCTCCAGGTCTTCGCCCGGGCGGCCGGCTCCCGGGTCTCCTACGTCAAACCGCACGGCGCCCTCTACAACAAGGTGGTCACCGACTCCGAGCAGGCCGAGGCCGTGGTCGCGGGCGTGCTCCGGGCCGGTGCGGTCTGCGACGGCCCGCTGCCGGTGCTCGGCCTGCCGGGCTCCCGGCTGCTCGCGGTGGCCGAGGGGGTCGGACTCCCGGTGGTCACCGAGGCGTTCGCCGACCGCGCTTACACCTGGGCGGGCACCCTGGTGCCCCGCCGCGACCCGGAGGCCGTGGTGCACGACCCCGAGTCGGTGATCGCCCGCGCGGTCGGCATCGCCCGGGACGGCCTGGTCACCGCCGTCGGCGGCGAGCCGGTCGCGGTCGAGGCCCGCTCCCTCTGCGTGCACGGTGACACCCCCGGCGCGGCCCAGCTCGCCTGGCGGGTCCGGGGCGCGCTGGCCTCCGCCGGGGTTCGCGTGGAGGCTTTCGTCTGA